GGGGAGGTGGACTGTCCTACACTCGCGGCTTACCAGCTGAAAGCATCACCCTTGGCCAGCTTGCCTCCGACGCCATGGAGGTAAGCAATTATTTGCGGGAGCGATTTGAGAAGGAAAAGATTTACATCATGGCGTGGTCGGGCGGAACCACCATTGCTTTGCCCGTCGTTGCGAAGGCTCCAGGGCTATTCCATGCCTATGTTGCAATGGGTCAGTTGACCAGACAGCGCGAATCGGAAAGAATTGCCTACGACTATATGCTAAAACAATACACAGAACGGAACGACAAACGTTCAGTAAAAGCGCTAAAAAAATATAAGCAATTGGAAAGAGAATCAGATATGATCTCTTTTTACAATTCGGGTACCCGGGAAAAGCAAATGCACGAACTGGGTATTGGAACCATGCGAAGCATGAAGTCGGTTTTTAAGGATATTTTTTTACCTGTCTGGACCTGCAGGGCATACACGTTCAGGGAGAAATATAAAATATGGAAATCGAAGCTGGTGTTTCTGTCCGGTACAAACCTGAAAAATGAAACCCTCACCACCGATTTTTCAGCAGCTTTTCCCAACATTGATGTCCCCATATTCTTTATATGTGGAAAGTACGATTTAACGGTGAATATGGATTTTTCAAAGGATTATTACAATTCTCTTCATGCTCCGCTGAAAGGTTTTTACACCTTCGGAAATTCTGCGCATGGCCCACTTTTTGAAGAATGAAAGGTTTAAAGAGATTTTGAAGCAAGATGTGTTAAAAGCAAAAATCAGCCTGGCAGATAAATAACCGGCATTACGATATTTGTGGTACCAGATCAAGCTTCACATTCGTAGAAGAACGCCCATGCATCCTCTGTCATGGATTCTTCATTAAAGTATCAGGGGAATTAGCTCATCCTGTTTAAGTTCCGTACCTTGCACCCTGTTATCCGTACGATCCTGTTTTTCCATCAATAATTTCAGCCATGAAAACCATCACAGACAGAAAGAGAATATTGTCTCTCCAACATAAACTGAACAAAAGATTAACCGAGCTTATGCCTGATACTGCAATCCGGCGTGTTGACATTCCAAAAGTGAATACGGAGGTCTCCGTAAATCATAATATCTCCGTTAAGAAATGGTTTTACTACCAGGATAATCAGCAGGCGCATAAGCATACATTTTTTATCGGAAACTGGAAGTACGGAGGTGAGAAACTTCCCTATACCGGGTCCATAAGTGTCTCCTGGGACGGTACTGGAAGCAACGCTGGAATATTTGCTACGGAAAACACCGACGTTTATATCCTGCATTCCGGAAATATGGGCCGCAGAAAAAAAGAGAATTTCTTTGAGGCCTATCAGGGAGAAACGAAACAAATTGAAATGCACGATGAAATTAAAAATTACGCGGTAGTAGGAAGAATGGATGATCCGGATATTGCAAGGCAAGTGGTTAA
Above is a genomic segment from Bacteroidales bacterium containing:
- a CDS encoding alpha/beta hydrolase; the protein is MIISLIVILGVSFSMWVYLAVISHGKPDTFKDERGNILKGSISEKIFFPIGGVEQGMFIRSKNTDNPVLLFVHGGPGFPNYFLMEKYNPGLEDLFTVCYWEQRGGGLSYTRGLPAESITLGQLASDAMEVSNYLRERFEKEKIYIMAWSGGTTIALPVVAKAPGLFHAYVAMGQLTRQRESERIAYDYMLKQYTERNDKRSVKALKKYKQLERESDMISFYNSGTREKQMHELGIGTMRSMKSVFKDIFLPVWTCRAYTFREKYKIWKSKLVFLSGTNLKNETLTTDFSAAFPNIDVPIFFICGKYDLTVNMDFSKDYYNSLHAPLKGFYTFGNSAHGPLFEE